In a genomic window of Clavelina lepadiformis chromosome 7, kaClaLepa1.1, whole genome shotgun sequence:
- the LOC143465186 gene encoding lactadherin-like, which yields MTSLIAAFLALLYTVNLATFVLSQNEQICLPVPPNALETLQGRKGDPGPPGQCQCDISELVELRETLIRVLPSLRDEFCLAGVKSGKVRDDEMDASSKWAQAEGAHAGRLDGGARWAPHPSKQQPGEWLQVDLRTPTRVTGVVTQGRGVPGWRVTSFKISFGDSINQLQVIQDVDGNDMIFQGNSDGISRVENIFPNPIRARYFRLTVVTFNHGINLRLDYLTC from the exons atgacgtcattgaTAGCTGCTTTCTTAGCCCTGTTGTATACTGTTAATCTGGCGACGTTTGTGCTGAGTCAAAATGAACAGATTTGTTTGCCTGTTCCACCTAATGCTCTAGAAACCCTGCAAGGAAGGAAGGGAGATCCCGGTCCACCTGGTCAATGTCAATGCGATATAAGTGAACTTGTCGAACTGAGAGAAACCTTGATTCGCGTACTTCCAAGTCTTCGAG ACGAATTTTGCTTGGCTGGTGTGAAAAGTGGGAAAGTGCGAGATGACGAAATGGACGCATCGTCGAAATGGGCCCAAGCTGAGGGCGCTCATGCAGGAAGATTGGATGGAGGTGCTCGTTGGGCTCCTCATCCATCTAAGCAAC AGCCAGGAGAGTGGCTTCAAGTTGACTTGAGGACTCCGACCAGAGTGACAGGTGTAGTCACCCAGGGAAGAGGAGTCCCTGGTTGGAGAGTGACAAGCTTTAAGATATCATTTGGAGATTCCATCAATCAGCTGCAAGTGATAcaagatgtcgatggaaacGACATG aTTTTCCAAGGCAACTCCGATGGTATCAGTCGAGTGGAGAATATATTCCCGAACCCAATTAGGGCCAGATACTTCAGACTTACTGTCGTCACCTTTAACCATGGCATCAACTTACGCTTGGATTATCTGACTTGTTAA
- the LOC143466225 gene encoding KRAB-A domain-containing protein 2-like gives MNPVADSLSRSTSASINQPSQLEDIHNNLGHPGVTRMFHFIRMKNLPFSTDDIRKVCSSCKTCAENKPRFYRTPQTALIKATEPMEQINIDFKGSIPSSSENKYILTIIDEYSRFPFAVPCPTMNPTTVIQGLNQMFTLTGLSSYIHSDRGPSLISHSLTFETWE, from the coding sequence ATGAACCCGGTGGCAGACTCTCTCTCAAGATCAACCAGCGCCTCTATCAATCAACCAAGTCAACTAGAAGACATCCATAATAACCTGGGCCATCCTGGAGTCACCAGAATGTTTCACTTTATTCGCATGAAGAACTTACCCTTTTCAACCGACGACATACGGAAGGTATGTTCAAGCTGTAAGACATGCGCTGAAAATAAACCAAGATTTTACAGAACTCCCCAGACGGCGTTAATAAAAGCTACAGAGCCAATGGAACAGATTAACATCGACTTCAAAGGATCGATACCTTCATCGtctgaaaacaaatatatctTAACCATCATCGATGAGTACTCACGATTTCCGTTCGCTGTGCCGTGTCCAACTATGAACCCGACAACAGTGATTCAAGGCCTGAATCAAATGTTTACCCTCACTGGATTATCCAGTTATATTCACTCTGACCGTGGACCCTCTCTTATATCACACTCACTCACCTTCGAAACTTGGGAATAG
- the LOC143466226 gene encoding EGF-like repeat and discoidin I-like domain-containing protein 3 has protein sequence MTSLIAPFVAIVFAVNLVTFVLSHNEQICLPVPRDALVTLQGRGPRGPSGKRGIPGPQGTQGTKGNPGPPGQCQCDPSELVEMREALIRLHSSLREEECLAGVKSGKVRDDEMKASSYSFQARADGRLDGGRYWLPHSSKHQTPGEWLQVDLRTPTTVTGVVTQGNGIFYWVTNFKISFGNSSNHLQVIQDVDGNDMIFQGNTDSTNHVQNIFPTPIKARHFRLIVVTFHEELCLAGVKSGKVRDDEMTASSINSQYYAAHEGRLNGGRYWAPPPSKYETSGEWLQVDLRTPTRVTVVVTQGGAGGWRVTNFKISFGNSTNQLQTIQDVDGNDMILQGNTDSTNHVQNIFPNPIGAKYFYNKIIIVTFHGGIGLSLDYLTC, from the exons atgacgtcattgaTAGCGCCTTTCGTCGCAattgtgtttgctgtaaatctgGTGACGTTTGTGCTGAGTCACAATGAACAGATTTGTTTGCCTGTTCCACGTGATGCTCTAGTAACCCTGCAAGGTAGAGGCCCGCGAGGACCATCCGGAAAACGGGGAATACCAGGACCTCAGGGCACTCAAGGAACAAAGGGGAATCCCGGTCCACCTGGTCAATGTCAATGTGATCCAAGTGAACTTGTCGAAATGAGAGAAGCTTTGATTCGCTTACATTCAAGTCTTCGAG AGGAAGAATGCTTGGCTGGTGTGAAAAGTGGGAAAGTGCGAGATGATGAAATGAAAGCATCCTCGTATTCGTTTCAAGCACGGGCGGACGGCAGATTGGATGGAGGGAGATATTGGCTTCCTCATTCATCCAAACATC AGACGCCAGGAGAGTGGCTTCAAGTTGACTTGAGAACTCCGACTACAGTGACAGGTGTAGTTACCCAGGGAAATGGTATTTTTTATTGGGTAACAAACTTCAAGATATCATTTGGAAATTCCTCCAATCACCTGCAAGTGATAcaagatgtcgatggaaacGACAtg ATTTTCCAAGGAAACACTGATAGCACTAATCACGTGCAGAATATATTCCCGACACCAATTAAAGCCAGACACTTTAGACTTATTGTCGTCACCTTTCATG AGGAATTATGCTTGGCAGGTGTGAAAAGTGGGAAAGTGCGAGATGACGAAATGACCGCATCGTCGATCAACTCTCAATATTATGCTGCTCATGAAGGAAGATTGAATGGAGGAAGATATTGGGCTCCTCCTCCATCAAAATATG AGACGTCAGGAGAGTGGCTTCAGGTTGACTTGAGAACTCCGACCAGAGTGACAGTTGTAGTCACCCAGGGAGGTGCTGGTGGTTGGCGAGTGACAAACTTCAAGATATCATTTGGAAACTCTACCAATCAGCTACAAACGATAcaagatgtcgatggaaacGACATG attttaCAAGGCAACACTGATAGCACTAATCACGTGCAGAATATATTCCCGAACCCAATTGGAGCCAAatacttttataataaaattattatcgTCACCTTTCATGGAGGCATCGGCTTAAGCTTGGATTATCTGACTTGTTGA
- the LOC143466227 gene encoding lactadherin-like, whose translation MTSLTAAFLALVFAVNLATFVLSQNEQICLPVPRDALGILQGRGPRGPSGKRGIPGPQGTQGAKGNLGPPGQCQCDLIEVVELKKRLDTLDRLHEAVREEVCLVGVKSGKVRDDEMTASSTHSNEAYAAHRGRLDGRSYWVPHSSKYHSPGEWLQVDLRTPTTVTGVVTQGGGAWWMTSFKISFGNSTNQLQVIQDVDGNDMVFLGNTDSDTHVQNIFPTPIKARYFRLIAVTFNVGIVVQEVCLAGVKSGRVRDDEMTASSMHSQPYAAHEGRLDVERYRAPPPSKYGQWLQVDLRTPTTVTGVVTQGGGDWWVTSFKILFGNSTNQMQVTQDVDGNDMIFQGNTDTDTHVQNIFLNPIKAKYFRIIAVTFHTGISLRLDYLTC comes from the exons atgacgtcattgaCAGCTGCTTTCTTAGCGCTGGTGTTTGCTGTTAATCTGGCGACGTTTGTGCTGAGTCAAAATGAACAGATTTGTTTGCCTGTTCCACGTGATGCTCTAGGAATCCTGCAAGGGAGAGGCCCGCGAGGACCATCCGGTAAACGGGGAATACCAGGACCTCAGGGCACGCAAGGAGCAAAGGGGAATCTCGGTCCACCTGGCCAGTGTCAATGCGATCTAATCGAAGTTGTCGAACTTAAGAAAAGGTTGGATACGTTGGATCGTTTACATGAAGCTGTTCGAG AGGAAGTATGCTTGGTTGGTGTGAAAAGTGGGAAAGTGCGAGATGACGAAATGACCGCATCGTCGACCCACTCTAATGAAGCTTATGCTGCTCATAGAGGAAGATTGGATGGAAGAAGTTATTGGGTTCCTCATTCATCAAAATATC ACTCGCCAGGAGAGTGGCTTCAAGTTGACTTGAGAACTCCGACCACAGTGACAGGTGTAGTCACCCAGGGAGGTGGTGCTTGGTGGATGACAAGCTTCAAGATATCATTTGGAAATTCCACCAATCAGCTGCAAGTGATAcaagatgtcgatggaaacGACATG gtTTTCCTAGGCAACACTGATTCCGATACTCACGTGCAGAATATATTTCCGACACCAATTAAAGCCAGATACTTCAGACTTATTGCGGTCACCTTTAATGTTGGCATCGTCGTAC AGGAAGTATGCTTGGCTGGTGTGAAAAGTGGAAGAGTGCGAGATGATGAAATGACTGCATCGTCGATGCACTCTCAACCTTATGCTGCTCATGAAGGAAGATTGGATGTAGAAAGATATCGGGCTCCTCCTCCATCAAAATATG GACAGTGGCTTCAGGTTGACTTGAGAACTCCGACCACAGTGACAGGTGTAGTCACCCAGGGAGGTGGTGATTGGTGGGTGACAAGCTTCAAGATCTTATTTGGAAACTCTACCAATCAGATGCAAGTGACAcaagatgtcgatggaaacGACATG attttCCAAGGCAACACTGATACCGATACACACGTGCAGAATATATTCCTGAACCCAATTAAAGCCAAGTACTTCAGAATTATTGCCGTCACCTTTCATACTGGCATCAGCTTACGTTTGGATTATCTGACTTGCTAA
- the LOC143466224 gene encoding uncharacterized protein LOC143466224 yields MKKYKSGWEKEKSRREAEAKLKKVVAGSKKVTDFFDVVSEPKSNIAETTSCRPNATALRPSTSSDCIAEPHINIVSSEPNLKTKSSNVAEDETHGLASVGYGDWKHAPRDLARHESSNKHLSYLSTYFFRRAKKEAFAKIWKSKKNLTENIGAKGLAFRGSSERVGSPQNGNFLGILELLAEYDTFLAEHIQKRVNKEYNGISLKDLRGQSYDNAANMSGKYKASTHRWNLLVDALKPLKCPTIKPLSDTRWEARYDALHALRKGYQAVLQVLTAISDDNDETYQTKETTRGFVSSMKKLETGILVEVWSCIMERFHKTSQALQDSNMTLNKATNLLQGLQNFIQLLRPQFQTFEGRGQALSGCHHYTEKISRKKRRKVGLDSEGESEDTSLDPSSRFKVDSYLPIIDQILSSMKTRLEAYDGLQRKFSFLIELNTMSNCKIEASAKSLLQYYPDDLEESLPEEMIHFSTLIKQHHFNSKCKEIQMFKFINENEFAHAFPNVSVVFKLYLRLMISNCSGERSFSALKRVKNHLRSSMRQKRLNSLAILCIENDILQKIDTDDIIKSFALSKSRKCVI; encoded by the exons atgaagaagtATAAAAGCGGTTGGGAAAAGGAGAAATCTAGAAGAGAAGCAGAagctaaattgaaaaaagttgtagCAGGTTCAAAAAAAGTGACTGATTTTTTTGATGTTGTAAGCGAACCGAAAAGCAACATTGCAGAAACGACGTCCTGTAGGCCTAATGCAACTGCTTTGCGACCATCTACTTCGAGTGACTGTATTGCAGAGCCACATATAAATATTGTTTCATCGGaaccaaatttaaaaaccaagTCATCTAATGTTGCTGAGGATGAAACACATGGG CTGGCATCAGTTGGTTATGGCGACTGGAAACATGCACCACGCGACCTGGCCAGGCACGAATCTTCTAACAAACACTTAAGTTATCTTTCAACATATTTCTTTcgaagagcaaaaaaggaagCATTTGCAAAGATTTGGAAGAGCAAAAAGAATCTGACAGAAAATATTGGTGCTAA AGGGCTGGCTTTCCGCGGAAGTAGTGAGAGGGTTGGTTCTCCACAAAACGGTAACTTCCTTGGAATTTTGGAGTTGTTGGCAGAATACGATACTTTCCTCGCTGAGCATATTCAAAAGAGAGTGAACAAAG AATACAATGGGATCAGTTTGAAAGATCTCCGAGGACAATCTTATGACAACGCTGCTAACATGAGCGGAAAATATAAAG CTTCAACACACAGGTGGAATCTTCTTGTTGATGCACTGAAACCACTTAAATGTCCAACAATTAAGCCTTTGTCTGATACACGTTGGGAGGCGCGATATGATGCGCTACATGCACTAAGAAAAGGTTACCAAGCGGTTCTTCAAGTCTTGACGGCAATATCTGATGACAATGATGAAACATATCAAACTAAAGAAACAACCAGGGGTTTTGTTTCATCGATGAAAAAGCTTGAAACTGGTATTTTAGTCGAGGTATGGTCGTGCATAATGGAACGGTTCCATAAGACGAGTCAGGCTCTGCAGGACAGCAACATGACTTTGAATAAGGCAACAAATTTGCTTCAGGGTCTACAGAACTTTATTCAACTTCTCAGACCccaatttcaaacatttgaagGAAGAGGTCAAGCATTAAGTGGCTGTCATCATTACactgaaaaaatttcaagaaagaaaagaagaaaagtaGGGTTGGATAGCGAAGGTGAATCTGAAGACACATCACTTGATCCATCGAGCAGATTCAAAGTAGACTCATATCTGCCGATCATTGACCAAATTCTTTCGTCTATGAAAACCCGACTAGAAGCTTACGACGGTCTCCAAAGAAAGTTTTCGTTTCTGATAGAATTGAACACCATGTCTAACTGCAAAATTGAAGCAAGTGCGAAATCGTTACTTCAATATTATCCAGATGATCTGGAGGAGTCATTGCCTGAGGAGATGATTCATTTTTCTACACTGATAAAACAACACCATTTCAACAGTAAATGCAAAGAAATTCAGATGTTTAAGTtcataaatgaaaatgaattcgCGCATGCATTTCCTAATGTATCGGTTGTTTTCAAGCTTTATCTTCGTCTGATGATTTCTAATTGCTCTGGCGAGCGCTCATTTTCAGCACTAAAAAGAGTAAAAAATCATTTGCGTTCGTCTATGAGGCAGAAAAGGTTGAATTCCTTAGCTATACTCTGCATCGAAAAcgacattttgcaaaaaatagacACTGATGACATTATTAAGAGCTTTGCATTGTCTAAATCCAGAAAATGCGTCATTTGA